The Methanothrix soehngenii GP6 genome has a window encoding:
- the mtrG gene encoding tetrahydromethanopterin S-methyltransferase subunit MtrG has protein sequence MPEHMPEDTKPVVPVAVVDPDQLRDVMARLEKIEEKIEFYSSEKYMRAGKSIGRDLGMAYGICAGLILVLAYVLFVYAGNWTAVI, from the coding sequence ATGCCAGAACATATGCCAGAAGATACCAAGCCGGTAGTACCCGTTGCCGTGGTCGATCCTGATCAGCTCAGGGATGTGATGGCAAGGCTGGAGAAGATAGAGGAGAAGATAGAGTTCTACTCCTCAGAGAAGTACATGAGAGCCGGCAAATCCATCGGCAGAGATCTAGGCATGGCCTATGGTATCTGCGCAGGATTGATCCTGGTCTTAGCATACGTACTGTTCGTTTACGCAGGCAATTGGACGGCGGTGATTTGA
- a CDS encoding CDP-2,3-bis-(O-geranylgeranyl)-sn-glycerol synthase, whose product MIALIVAFWLMLPAYVPNNFAAIFGGGTPLDMGRVFQDGERTLGDGKTFRGTIAGTVCGVLMGLVQNQIAPFFGLPVFGTGFEQLPILLGLSLGAMLGDIVAAFFKRRLRMKRGAPLVLIDQIDFVIGAWLLTMLIAPLWFWHNFTPLIMIIVLIITPILHRITNIIGYKIGAKREPW is encoded by the coding sequence ATGATTGCCCTTATCGTCGCCTTCTGGCTGATGCTGCCTGCCTATGTGCCAAACAACTTCGCAGCCATTTTTGGGGGCGGAACGCCCCTGGACATGGGCCGGGTCTTCCAGGATGGGGAGAGAACCTTGGGCGATGGCAAGACCTTTCGGGGGACGATCGCCGGGACGGTTTGCGGCGTCCTGATGGGTCTGGTGCAAAACCAGATCGCGCCGTTCTTCGGCCTGCCGGTCTTTGGCACAGGCTTCGAGCAGCTCCCCATTCTCCTCGGCCTCTCCCTGGGGGCAATGCTGGGAGATATCGTGGCTGCCTTCTTCAAGCGCCGCCTGAGGATGAAACGCGGTGCTCCTCTCGTTCTAATAGATCAGATCGATTTTGTGATAGGGGCATGGCTTCTCACTATGTTAATTGCGCCGCTGTGGTTTTGGCATAACTTCACACCTTTGATAATGATAATAGTGCTGATCATCACCCCCATTCTCCACCGCATAACCAATATCATTGGCTACAAGATCGGCGCAAAGAGAGAGCCCTGGTAG
- a CDS encoding tetrahydromethanopterin S-methyltransferase subunit F yields the protein MAEEIAYGQGLPAVIEPNMPMIDAIVEDVRYKGQLLARETKLSSGVMSTVSVGFAIGFVLAIVMMLGPFAFMGGI from the coding sequence ATGGCAGAAGAGATTGCATATGGCCAGGGATTGCCCGCGGTGATAGAGCCGAATATGCCTATGATCGACGCAATAGTGGAGGATGTCCGGTACAAGGGCCAGCTTCTGGCCAGAGAGACCAAGCTGAGTTCTGGCGTTATGTCCACGGTCTCCGTAGGATTTGCCATAGGCTTTGTCCTTGCTATTGTGATGATGCTGGGGCCATTTGCCTTTATGGGAGGGATTTGA
- a CDS encoding tetrahydromethanopterin S-methyltransferase subunit B, which translates to MGFVRVSPELGLIFDPMKGVVSEQRADVVLFTFDPVYERIEKMDKVADDLVNQLVPDNELLSSYARRGKASYIAGLYTNIWVGFIIGLVLSFVLLLSMAFTNPATFEIVKKALGGA; encoded by the coding sequence ATGGGATTTGTTAGAGTTTCACCGGAACTGGGCCTGATCTTCGACCCCATGAAAGGGGTGGTCTCGGAGCAAAGGGCGGACGTGGTCTTGTTCACCTTCGACCCAGTTTATGAGAGAATAGAAAAGATGGACAAAGTGGCTGACGACCTCGTGAATCAGCTTGTGCCGGACAATGAGCTCCTGTCGTCTTACGCCAGAAGAGGAAAGGCATCGTACATAGCGGGCCTATACACCAACATCTGGGTAGGATTCATCATCGGACTGGTGCTGTCCTTCGTGCTGCTGCTGTCTATGGCGTTCACCAATCCGGCCACATTTGAGATCGTCAAGAAAGCTCTCGGAGGTGCTTAG
- the mtrH gene encoding tetrahydromethanopterin S-methyltransferase subunit H, with product MFRFDRKQEVFDFGKFKLGGQPGEYPTCCIGTMFYARHKIVSDPEHGVFDVAAAERLWNTQVEMSEVTGNSCMNQIVAESNEAMAKEIDWFVGISDYPFLIDSSAPEVRAFGVKHATEIGVADRAIHNSINASITPEELAAVKESDLDSAIVLIFNAIEKGTKGKMEMMNKAAGGAQKPLMDYAKECGITRPLIDTAAMPLGAGSGATYRACIAVKAMYGLPVGGGFHNGASAWDWMKKWKKQHKEAFAPVDIGSNLVAGIVGADYYLYGPIENAPMIFPAAAMVDIMKAESAQELGLEVLAEKHPLKTTL from the coding sequence ATGTTCAGATTTGATAGAAAGCAAGAAGTCTTCGATTTCGGTAAATTCAAGTTAGGGGGCCAGCCTGGCGAGTACCCCACATGCTGCATTGGCACCATGTTCTATGCCAGGCATAAGATAGTCTCTGACCCCGAGCACGGTGTCTTTGACGTAGCAGCCGCAGAGCGGCTCTGGAATACACAGGTAGAGATGAGCGAGGTTACTGGAAACAGCTGCATGAACCAGATCGTGGCCGAGAGCAATGAGGCCATGGCCAAAGAGATAGACTGGTTCGTGGGCATATCCGACTATCCCTTCCTCATCGATTCCTCTGCCCCAGAGGTGCGGGCTTTCGGCGTCAAGCATGCCACTGAGATCGGAGTGGCTGACAGGGCCATCCATAACTCCATCAATGCCTCCATCACCCCCGAGGAGCTGGCAGCAGTCAAAGAGAGCGATCTGGACTCAGCGATCGTGCTCATCTTCAATGCCATTGAGAAGGGGACCAAGGGCAAAATGGAAATGATGAACAAGGCAGCAGGCGGCGCTCAGAAGCCCCTGATGGATTACGCAAAAGAGTGCGGCATCACCAGGCCTCTCATCGACACCGCAGCCATGCCCCTGGGAGCTGGATCCGGTGCAACCTACCGTGCCTGCATCGCAGTCAAGGCTATGTACGGCCTGCCGGTGGGCGGAGGATTCCACAACGGCGCTTCTGCCTGGGACTGGATGAAGAAGTGGAAAAAGCAGCATAAGGAGGCTTTTGCTCCTGTCGATATCGGCTCGAACCTGGTGGCCGGAATCGTCGGTGCTGACTACTACCTCTACGGGCCCATTGAGAACGCCCCCATGATCTTCCCCGCTGCGGCAATGGTGGATATCATGAAGGCAGAGTCCGCCCAGGAGCTGGGACTGGAAGTTCTGGCAGAGAAGCATCCACTGAAGACGACTCTCTAG
- the mtrC gene encoding tetrahydromethanopterin S-methyltransferase subunit MtrC: protein MSVGGSAGGAPSAYEPKKLRMYGLVGSIVGIYLGSILNSALNTEVFSFIGAVAAIFAVVMGANSVRRVCAYGIGTGVPSIGMLALGMGIIAVMFGLSVAETLGFGMLGPIITLIYAGVFGYIIGVIANKVIKFNIPVMEEGNADLSMAGALAILGWSFAISGTLGYDDIVNDVLMTGYIAIIFIAGGLAILHPFNANLGPDEKQDRTLVNAIMVGGLAMTATGIGALLTQGLGAGLLQIIIGFAIWYYFFKMYYKLVKRDASAVVGTGLLPPTVQ, encoded by the coding sequence ATGTCTGTAGGAGGAAGTGCAGGCGGAGCGCCGTCTGCATATGAGCCCAAGAAGCTGAGAATGTACGGCCTGGTGGGCTCCATTGTGGGAATTTATCTGGGCTCAATACTCAATTCCGCCCTTAACACTGAGGTGTTCTCCTTTATCGGAGCGGTGGCTGCTATATTCGCCGTGGTCATGGGAGCTAATTCAGTGCGAAGAGTCTGCGCTTACGGTATTGGTACAGGAGTTCCATCGATCGGCATGCTCGCTTTGGGCATGGGAATCATCGCCGTTATGTTCGGACTCTCCGTAGCGGAAACACTGGGATTCGGGATGCTCGGTCCGATCATCACCCTGATCTATGCCGGTGTCTTCGGTTACATTATAGGCGTCATCGCCAATAAGGTCATCAAGTTCAACATCCCGGTGATGGAGGAGGGCAATGCCGATCTGTCCATGGCGGGTGCACTGGCCATTTTAGGCTGGAGCTTTGCCATATCTGGCACCCTCGGATATGACGATATCGTGAATGATGTTCTTATGACCGGCTACATCGCCATCATCTTCATCGCTGGAGGTCTGGCCATCCTGCATCCCTTCAATGCCAATCTCGGCCCGGATGAGAAGCAGGATAGGACCCTGGTCAATGCGATAATGGTGGGTGGACTGGCCATGACTGCCACTGGAATTGGGGCCTTGTTGACTCAGGGCCTGGGTGCAGGACTGCTGCAGATCATCATCGGCTTTGCCATATGGTACTACTTCTTCAAGATGTACTACAAGCTGGTGAAGAGGGATGCATCCGCGGTTGTCGGAACAGGATTATTGCCGCCAACGGTGCAGTGA
- the mtrA gene encoding tetrahydromethanopterin S-methyltransferase subunit A, with protein MVLKKKPSDPWPTITGEYEVGNPESPVAVCTCGSHLHNADLIKAGAALAGPCKTENIGIEKMVANVISNPNIRFVLVTGMEVKGHITGQAVEAFTQSGIDKEGRIIGAKGAIPFIQNLTPEAIERWKNQVEAVMMLNTEDIGAIAGKVKELASKDPGALDVEPMAIEIKEGGEEEEAGGLKPMAAEMVEVRGRMRGIDTAVTNVGLLNKLQAGIYVGKIEGIALGMTVVLVIFGLILRVAGGV; from the coding sequence ATGGTGCTTAAAAAGAAGCCTTCCGACCCCTGGCCGACGATCACCGGCGAGTATGAGGTAGGAAATCCAGAGAGTCCGGTTGCAGTATGCACCTGCGGATCGCACCTTCACAATGCCGATCTGATCAAGGCAGGAGCAGCCCTGGCCGGGCCCTGCAAGACCGAGAACATCGGCATAGAGAAGATGGTGGCCAATGTCATCTCCAATCCCAATATCAGATTTGTCCTGGTCACGGGAATGGAGGTCAAGGGGCACATCACCGGGCAGGCGGTCGAGGCCTTCACCCAGAGCGGAATTGACAAGGAAGGCAGGATCATCGGAGCCAAGGGAGCCATTCCCTTCATCCAGAACCTGACCCCTGAGGCCATTGAGCGCTGGAAGAATCAGGTCGAAGCGGTCATGATGCTGAACACCGAGGACATCGGAGCTATAGCCGGCAAGGTCAAGGAGCTGGCCAGCAAGGATCCAGGTGCTCTTGATGTCGAGCCCATGGCCATTGAGATCAAAGAGGGCGGAGAAGAAGAAGAGGCAGGCGGCCTCAAGCCCATGGCGGCTGAGATGGTGGAGGTAAGGGGAAGGATGCGCGGCATAGACACCGCCGTGACCAACGTCGGCCTCCTCAATAAGCTCCAGGCGGGCATATATGTCGGCAAGATCGAAGGCATCGCCCTAGGCATGACCGTGGTCCTTGTCATCTTCGGATTGATTCTCAGAGTGGCAGGAGGAGTGTAA
- the mtrD gene encoding tetrahydromethanopterin S-methyltransferase subunit D gives MFDATTIVYILEIVVGGLLVGVGVHFVPVGGAPAAMAQATGIGTGTVQLAAGSGLTGLLAAGLMMSVTDNIWLVLASGAVGAGIMVGSTMLTGSWIYAYAVGVPFVSAKVTYDPITGFSQPPYIAPGTVGHGIPTVCFVSGLIGGMMGGLGGAMIYYALYLINGNAALSAMFAIGIFMVNAVIASWNIQGTIEGFHDPKFKKWPFAFRACLIASVLLALASVLITGGA, from the coding sequence ATATTTGATGCAACTACCATTGTATACATCCTGGAGATCGTCGTGGGAGGGCTTCTGGTAGGCGTCGGCGTTCACTTCGTCCCTGTGGGCGGTGCACCTGCGGCCATGGCCCAGGCTACCGGCATCGGTACGGGAACTGTGCAGCTGGCAGCCGGATCGGGTCTCACTGGCCTCTTGGCTGCGGGCCTGATGATGTCGGTCACAGATAACATCTGGCTCGTCTTAGCTTCTGGAGCTGTCGGCGCAGGAATTATGGTGGGCTCCACCATGCTTACTGGCTCCTGGATATACGCTTATGCAGTAGGAGTGCCCTTTGTCTCGGCCAAGGTGACATATGATCCCATAACCGGATTCTCCCAGCCGCCTTATATCGCACCGGGAACAGTCGGCCATGGTATACCCACGGTCTGCTTTGTCAGCGGCCTAATCGGCGGCATGATGGGGGGTCTTGGCGGAGCCATGATCTACTATGCACTCTATTTGATCAACGGCAATGCCGCTTTGAGCGCCATGTTCGCCATTGGTATTTTCATGGTGAACGCTGTGATTGCCTCCTGGAACATCCAGGGTACAATCGAGGGCTTCCATGATCCGAAGTTCAAGAAATGGCCCTTCGCATTCAGAGCCTGTCTCATCGCCAGCGTACTGCTCGCTTTAGCATCAGTATTGATCACCGGAGGTGCCTAG
- the mtrE gene encoding tetrahydromethanopterin S-methyltransferase subunit E: protein MDAFSMGLIAAMGALATVAGASEDIESDVGSQSNPNSQVQLAAQVGNPHRIYNKAISGEPPANALWCATAAIVAYTLITAFQMPALMALVAGASVAALFNGVFSMSSYFGRNSSQARFNQWIYLDIVRYTTPSIMAHAWITSFCIATISYIMVYMLPTPHPFPMPIIALIWGLAVGAIGSSVGDIHYGGEREFQNRAFGCGLNTMLSGQIVRKAEAGLRNSIDNAWFCTKFGGPATGMGFGLTVFLDNWRTTVFDPVTQASYAILMGVFFILVEVSYNHYIERSTRRKYGPYPEYKGDVAA, encoded by the coding sequence ATGGACGCATTTAGCATGGGGCTTATAGCCGCAATGGGAGCCCTTGCGACGGTTGCTGGTGCCTCTGAAGATATAGAATCCGATGTAGGATCTCAGAGCAATCCCAACTCGCAAGTTCAGCTGGCTGCCCAGGTTGGCAACCCCCACAGGATTTATAATAAGGCCATCTCGGGCGAACCGCCGGCCAATGCCCTGTGGTGTGCCACAGCTGCTATAGTAGCCTATACGCTTATTACCGCCTTCCAGATGCCCGCATTGATGGCCCTGGTAGCAGGCGCATCCGTTGCTGCACTATTCAACGGTGTCTTTTCAATGAGCTCCTACTTTGGCAGGAACTCCAGCCAGGCCAGGTTCAACCAGTGGATTTATCTGGATATCGTCAGGTACACCACGCCATCGATTATGGCGCATGCCTGGATAACATCATTCTGTATTGCAACTATATCGTATATCATGGTATATATGCTGCCAACGCCACATCCCTTCCCAATGCCCATCATCGCTCTGATCTGGGGACTGGCTGTGGGTGCCATAGGCTCCTCGGTGGGAGATATTCATTATGGCGGCGAGAGGGAGTTCCAGAACCGGGCATTCGGCTGCGGTCTGAACACCATGCTCTCCGGCCAGATTGTGAGGAAGGCAGAGGCAGGTCTGAGAAACTCCATAGACAACGCCTGGTTCTGCACCAAGTTCGGCGGGCCGGCCACTGGGATGGGATTCGGCCTGACGGTCTTTCTGGACAACTGGCGGACAACGGTATTCGATCCCGTAACCCAGGCTTCTTATGCCATTCTCATGGGAGTCTTCTTCATTCTTGTTGAGGTCTCTTATAACCACTATATAGAGAGGTCCACCAGGAGAAAGTATGGACCATATCCAGAGTATAAGGGGGATGTAGCAGCATGA